The following are encoded together in the Bacillus sp. NP157 genome:
- a CDS encoding PAS domain-containing protein yields the protein MSEHAASPFERAVATSDREFRELAEFAPAMIWRAGTDKRSDWFNPAWLAFTGRGMQEEVDEGWVSGVHREDREACVAVWLDAFEARKPYSMEYRLRRHDGEYRWILEQGTPFHREGRFAGYWGSCVDVTIHRDAQRAQRILINELNHRVKNTLAVVQAMAVQSFREERPASESLALFQSRLVALGGAHDLLLGRGWEDVPLRSVVDTTVAPHDPDGSRVSLAGPALMLTPESAVSVAMALHELLTNAIKYGALSVPAGRVRLHWSYVATRKALRIEWKETGGPAVATPAVRGFGTRFIERVLATQAGGTAQVVFAEDGVFCFFEAAARPIPQTDRVDFRERHSTSP from the coding sequence ATGAGCGAACACGCCGCGAGTCCTTTTGAACGGGCCGTCGCCACGTCCGACCGCGAGTTCCGCGAACTGGCGGAGTTCGCGCCGGCCATGATCTGGCGCGCCGGCACGGACAAGCGCAGCGACTGGTTCAACCCGGCGTGGCTGGCCTTCACCGGGCGTGGCATGCAGGAAGAAGTCGACGAGGGCTGGGTCAGTGGCGTCCACCGCGAAGATCGCGAGGCCTGCGTGGCTGTCTGGCTCGACGCCTTCGAAGCGCGCAAGCCCTATTCGATGGAGTATCGCCTGCGCCGCCACGACGGCGAATATCGCTGGATCCTCGAGCAGGGCACGCCGTTCCACCGCGAGGGCAGGTTCGCCGGCTACTGGGGCAGTTGCGTCGACGTCACCATCCATCGCGATGCCCAGCGCGCCCAGCGGATCCTGATCAACGAGCTGAACCACCGGGTGAAAAACACCCTGGCGGTGGTCCAGGCCATGGCGGTGCAGAGCTTCCGCGAGGAGCGACCGGCGTCGGAATCGCTGGCCCTGTTCCAGAGCCGGCTGGTTGCGCTCGGTGGCGCCCACGATCTGTTGCTGGGCCGCGGCTGGGAAGACGTGCCGCTGCGCAGCGTCGTCGATACCACGGTCGCACCCCACGATCCCGATGGCAGCCGGGTCAGCCTCGCCGGCCCCGCCCTGATGCTCACGCCGGAAAGCGCCGTGTCGGTGGCCATGGCCCTGCACGAGCTGCTGACCAATGCGATCAAGTACGGCGCCTTGTCCGTTCCCGCGGGCCGCGTGCGCCTGCACTGGTCATACGTGGCCACGCGCAAGGCGCTGCGGATCGAATGGAAGGAGACCGGGGGACCGGCCGTGGCCACGCCCGCGGTGCGTGGCTTCGGTACCCGCTTCATCGAGCGCGTGCTGGCCACCCAGGCCGGCGGCACCGCACAGGTGGTTTTTGCCGAAGACGGCGTCTTCTGCTTCTTCGAGGCGGCAGCCCGTCCGATTCCGCAAACCGACCGTGTCGATTTCCGCGAACGCCATTCGACGTCCCCCTGA
- a CDS encoding YciI family protein, with the protein MRFMVMVRATAASEAGEMPSEALLTAMGNYNEELVRAGVMLAGEGLHPSRNGARVRFSGDRREVIDGPFTETRELIAGFWLFQVRSLDEAIEWVKRAPNPFEGGTSEIEIRQVFDMEDFGAELTPEAREQEERLRADMASRA; encoded by the coding sequence ATGCGATTCATGGTGATGGTCAGGGCGACCGCGGCCTCCGAGGCCGGCGAGATGCCCTCCGAGGCCCTGCTGACGGCGATGGGCAACTACAACGAAGAGCTGGTCAGGGCGGGCGTCATGCTCGCCGGCGAGGGCTTGCATCCGAGCCGCAACGGCGCGAGGGTGCGCTTCTCGGGCGACCGCCGCGAAGTCATCGATGGCCCCTTCACGGAAACCCGCGAACTGATCGCCGGCTTCTGGCTTTTCCAGGTGCGCTCGCTGGACGAGGCCATCGAATGGGTGAAGCGGGCACCCAATCCGTTCGAGGGCGGCACCTCGGAGATCGAGATCCGCCAGGTCTTCGACATGGAAGACTTCGGTGCCGAGCTGACGCCCGAAGCCCGTGAGCAGGAAGAACGCCTTCGCGCCGACATGGCCAGCCGAGCCTGA
- a CDS encoding VOC family protein, with the protein MKIQPYLHFKDNCEEAFNFYAKALGGKIIMISRYKDMPPQPEGSAPPEGCESPTPADMVALADKIMHARLDVNGEILMGSDTPPSFAHPGMHGFSVALGFDTGAEAEKAFHALAEGAREIGMPIGETFWAERFGMLVDRYGVNWMFNGGEKKGP; encoded by the coding sequence ATGAAGATCCAGCCCTACCTGCATTTCAAGGACAACTGCGAAGAAGCCTTCAATTTCTATGCGAAGGCGCTCGGCGGCAAGATCATCATGATCAGCCGCTACAAGGACATGCCGCCGCAGCCCGAGGGCAGCGCGCCGCCGGAAGGTTGCGAGAGCCCGACGCCGGCCGATATGGTCGCGCTGGCCGACAAGATCATGCACGCCCGCCTCGACGTGAACGGCGAGATCCTGATGGGCTCGGACACGCCGCCCAGCTTCGCTCACCCCGGCATGCACGGCTTTTCGGTGGCGCTGGGCTTCGACACCGGCGCGGAAGCCGAGAAGGCGTTCCATGCCCTGGCCGAAGGCGCCCGGGAAATCGGCATGCCGATCGGCGAGACCTTCTGGGCCGAGCGCTTCGGCATGCTGGTCGACAGGTATGGCGTGAACTGGATGTTCAACGGCGGCGAAAAAAAGGGCCCGTGA